One genomic region from Euzebya tangerina encodes:
- the moaC gene encoding cyclic pyranopterin monophosphate synthase MoaC, producing MSTSGQRSSDAGGLTHVDESGHARMVDVSGKPVTSRTATASALVRMAPATAELLVAGGLPKGDALPVARLAGVTAAKRTPDLIPLCHVIALAGVEVEVDVDAEAGTARVVATARAADRTGVEMEAMVAASTAALTLYDMTKAVDKGILIEQVRLEAKTGGKSGDWHRDRDASGGGQE from the coding sequence ATGAGCACATCCGGACAGCGGTCCTCCGATGCGGGAGGGCTGACCCACGTCGACGAGTCCGGTCACGCACGGATGGTCGATGTCAGCGGCAAGCCGGTGACCAGCCGCACGGCCACGGCCTCGGCGCTCGTGCGGATGGCGCCGGCTACGGCAGAGTTGCTGGTCGCGGGTGGACTTCCCAAGGGCGATGCGCTTCCGGTCGCGCGGCTGGCCGGGGTGACCGCCGCCAAGCGCACACCGGACCTGATTCCCCTGTGCCACGTGATCGCACTGGCCGGCGTCGAGGTCGAGGTCGACGTGGATGCCGAGGCGGGAACCGCTCGGGTCGTGGCGACCGCCAGGGCGGCCGACCGGACCGGTGTCGAGATGGAGGCCATGGTTGCGGCCTCCACGGCCGCGCTGACGCTGTACGACATGACCAAGGCCGTGGACAAGGGCATCCTGATCGAGCAGGTCCGCCTCGAGGCCAAGACCGGTGGCAAGAGCGGCGATTGGCATCGGGACCGTGACGCGTCGGGTGGCGGGCAGGAGTAG
- a CDS encoding MogA/MoaB family molybdenum cofactor biosynthesis protein, translated as MDNAEVTVQVITISTRASAGVYQDTAGPAVVEVLEAEGFHCLDIVVVPDGREGVSAAIVEACESADVVLTSGGTGMHPKDTTPEATRDVLDREVPGIAQAIRAASLAITPMAMLSRAISGIRGDTLIINVPGSPKGARESVEVVTGILAHAVDQLAAGDHER; from the coding sequence ATGGACAACGCCGAAGTGACCGTGCAGGTCATCACCATCTCCACGAGGGCGAGCGCCGGCGTCTACCAGGACACGGCCGGCCCGGCCGTCGTCGAGGTGCTCGAGGCCGAGGGGTTCCACTGCCTCGACATCGTGGTCGTTCCCGACGGGCGTGAGGGCGTGTCGGCCGCCATCGTCGAGGCCTGCGAGTCCGCCGACGTGGTTCTCACATCGGGTGGGACGGGCATGCACCCGAAGGACACCACACCCGAGGCGACGAGGGATGTGCTGGACCGAGAGGTTCCAGGCATCGCGCAGGCCATCCGTGCTGCGTCGCTGGCGATCACCCCGATGGCGATGTTGTCGCGGGCCATCTCGGGCATTCGCGGGGATACGTTGATCATCAACGTGCCGGGTTCTCCGAAGGGAGCGCGTGAGTCCGTGGAGGTCGTGACCGGCATCCTGGCCCACGCCGTCGACCAGCTGGCGGCCGGTGACCACGAGCGGTAG
- a CDS encoding Cof-type HAD-IIB family hydrolase, which produces MPTVIASDIDGTLLRSDRTVSDRTRAAVTAVEDAGMTFVLVTGRPPRWLAPVRDQMAHRGLAICANGALVMDLETEEVVTVNAFDPEDGLEVIDAIRSLSDGFGFGVEWPTGFAHESSYPRGVRQSEMVPNTKSDVTDDREFFEHPVIKILVRAEGHHMEHLAAQAVELTRGKATVTYSDLELLEISAAGVSKASALEAFVAQRDGAPEHVVAFGDMPNDLPMLRWAGSSVAVANAHPLVLDAADRTTASNDEDGVALVLEELAGA; this is translated from the coding sequence ATGCCCACGGTCATCGCCTCCGACATCGACGGGACCCTCCTCAGGTCCGACCGGACGGTCAGCGATCGGACCCGTGCGGCCGTGACCGCCGTTGAGGACGCCGGCATGACCTTCGTGCTCGTGACCGGGCGGCCTCCCCGGTGGTTGGCGCCGGTCCGAGACCAGATGGCCCACCGCGGCCTCGCGATCTGCGCCAACGGCGCCCTGGTCATGGACCTCGAGACGGAGGAGGTCGTGACCGTCAACGCCTTCGACCCCGAGGACGGTCTGGAGGTCATCGACGCCATCCGCTCGCTGTCCGACGGGTTCGGGTTCGGCGTGGAGTGGCCTACAGGGTTCGCCCACGAGTCCAGCTACCCGCGTGGCGTCCGACAGTCCGAGATGGTTCCCAACACCAAGAGCGACGTGACCGACGACCGGGAGTTCTTCGAGCACCCCGTCATCAAGATCCTCGTCCGGGCCGAGGGGCATCACATGGAGCACCTGGCGGCGCAGGCCGTCGAGCTCACGCGCGGCAAGGCGACGGTGACCTACTCCGATCTCGAGCTGCTGGAGATCTCGGCGGCTGGTGTCTCCAAGGCCTCCGCTCTGGAAGCGTTCGTCGCCCAGCGGGACGGCGCCCCCGAGCACGTCGTGGCCTTCGGGGACATGCCGAACGACCTCCCGATGCTCCGGTGGGCGGGGTCCTCCGTCGCCGTCGCCAACGCCCACCCACTCGTCCTCGATGCGGCGGACCGAACCACGGCCAGCAACGACGAGGACGGGGTGGCCTTGGTCCTCGAAGAGCTGGCTGGCGCCTGA
- a CDS encoding phospholipid carrier-dependent glycosyltransferase, translating to MSDTVTSEPADLPPPSGDQDGADAAPTPLRDRNWLVWSVVLPLIIVLVAGTVRFYQLGNPERCYFDETYYYYDARDYLQQGTEDSFAVHPPVGKWLIAISLSAFGTDENSPEEQAIVVQDDNCLVDEGEGPNPEVRAREAADAFARRAASAFFGSGAVLVTYFIGLRMFRRQSAALLAGALLAVDGLAVTMSRIAMLDIFLQFFVVLGVLALLVDRERMWAAVPDDLPATGDGDAELDAPPPDLPTPNRGWLWAAGLFFGLAVATKWSALAPIGLAWAWLLASELWWRRRLTGSWTVGLGGAIGRGVLALVVVPVVVYLVSYSGWFANFEDTRKADRCQTEVIQLDTTGPVQSDGRCEGVAAVSQILGGWWEEQGEIFRFHRDLEAEHPYRAPAYTWPLMTRPVAYYYESCPEGGPADGEECVVAPGTVSEVLGLGNPAIWWMALLGYPFLFFFAIARRSWPALTIALFLFGQTVPYAISPRPVFLFYVTPAVPFIVLSLAFLVDKAMDSFTMKWVPATVAFLATAAFVFWSPVFLGLEVPRRLWDAMILWSSWV from the coding sequence ATGAGCGACACCGTCACCTCCGAACCAGCCGACCTGCCACCGCCCTCCGGTGACCAGGACGGGGCCGACGCGGCCCCCACGCCACTGCGTGATCGCAACTGGCTGGTCTGGAGTGTCGTGCTACCCCTCATCATCGTGCTGGTCGCCGGGACCGTGCGCTTCTACCAACTGGGCAATCCGGAGCGCTGCTACTTCGACGAGACGTACTACTACTACGACGCGCGGGACTACCTGCAGCAGGGCACGGAGGACTCCTTCGCCGTCCACCCTCCGGTCGGGAAGTGGCTGATCGCGATCAGCCTCTCGGCCTTCGGGACCGACGAGAACTCCCCCGAAGAGCAGGCCATCGTGGTCCAGGACGACAACTGCCTGGTGGATGAGGGTGAGGGACCGAACCCGGAGGTGCGGGCCCGCGAGGCCGCTGATGCCTTCGCCCGACGGGCCGCCTCGGCCTTCTTCGGATCTGGTGCGGTCCTGGTGACCTACTTCATCGGGCTGCGCATGTTCCGTCGGCAGTCCGCCGCCCTGTTGGCAGGTGCACTGCTCGCCGTCGACGGGCTGGCGGTCACCATGTCGCGGATCGCGATGCTGGACATCTTCCTCCAGTTCTTCGTCGTGCTCGGGGTGCTGGCGCTCCTGGTCGACCGGGAGCGGATGTGGGCAGCAGTTCCCGACGATCTGCCTGCCACGGGTGACGGCGACGCCGAGTTGGACGCGCCACCTCCGGACCTTCCCACCCCAAATCGGGGGTGGCTGTGGGCCGCCGGGTTGTTCTTCGGGCTTGCCGTCGCGACGAAGTGGTCGGCGCTGGCCCCGATCGGCCTGGCCTGGGCCTGGCTGTTGGCCAGCGAGTTGTGGTGGCGGCGGCGCCTGACCGGCTCGTGGACCGTCGGGCTCGGCGGCGCGATCGGTCGAGGGGTGCTGGCCCTCGTCGTGGTCCCCGTCGTGGTCTACCTGGTCAGCTACTCAGGCTGGTTCGCCAACTTCGAGGACACCCGGAAGGCCGACCGCTGCCAGACCGAGGTCATCCAACTGGACACGACCGGGCCGGTCCAGTCCGACGGCCGCTGCGAGGGCGTGGCTGCCGTCAGCCAGATCCTGGGCGGATGGTGGGAGGAGCAGGGGGAGATCTTCCGCTTCCACCGCGACCTGGAGGCCGAGCATCCCTACCGTGCTCCGGCCTACACCTGGCCGTTGATGACCCGGCCGGTGGCGTACTACTACGAGTCGTGTCCCGAGGGCGGGCCGGCTGATGGGGAGGAGTGCGTGGTGGCCCCCGGGACGGTCAGCGAGGTGCTGGGTCTGGGCAACCCGGCGATCTGGTGGATGGCGCTGCTCGGGTATCCGTTCCTGTTCTTCTTCGCGATCGCCCGACGGTCGTGGCCGGCGTTGACGATCGCCCTGTTCCTCTTCGGGCAGACGGTGCCGTACGCGATCAGCCCGCGACCTGTCTTCCTCTTCTACGTGACCCCTGCGGTGCCCTTCATCGTGTTGTCGCTGGCCTTCCTGGTCGACAAGGCCATGGACTCCTTCACGATGAAGTGGGTGCCGGCAACGGTGGCGTTCCTGGCGACCGCAGCGTTCGTCTTCTGGTCGCCGGTGTTCCTGGGCCTCGAGGTCCCCCGCCGCCTGTGGGACGCGATGATCCTGTGGTCGAGCTGGGTCTGA
- the rsmI gene encoding 16S rRNA (cytidine(1402)-2'-O)-methyltransferase, with translation MSPAAETDHGQLVVVATPIGNLDDLSPRAAAMLASADLIGCEDTRRTGQLLAHLGVRTPMRAVHDHNESAVAGELCDLVAAGQTIALVSDAGTPGISDPGHDVVREAARRGLTVTAIPGPAAVIHALTISGLPTDRFAFEGFLPRKQGARLSRLQAVARDDRTLVFYVSPHRAADDLAAMVEAFGPERPAALTRELTKLYEEVTRGTLARLAEEAVTNPPRGEVTLVVGPAPPTDPSEEMTDQEVRDRVQALVERGASRRDAVRQVADETGRRKREVYDLAT, from the coding sequence GTGAGCCCGGCAGCAGAAACCGACCACGGCCAACTGGTCGTCGTCGCCACCCCGATCGGCAACCTGGACGACCTGTCGCCCCGGGCGGCCGCGATGCTGGCGTCGGCCGATCTGATCGGCTGTGAGGACACCCGCCGAACCGGGCAACTGCTCGCCCACCTCGGGGTGCGCACTCCCATGCGGGCGGTGCACGACCACAACGAGTCCGCCGTGGCCGGCGAGCTGTGCGATCTCGTTGCAGCCGGTCAGACCATCGCCCTCGTGAGCGACGCGGGGACGCCCGGGATCTCCGATCCGGGGCACGACGTGGTGCGCGAGGCCGCTCGCCGTGGGTTGACGGTGACGGCGATCCCGGGTCCTGCCGCCGTCATCCACGCCCTCACGATCAGCGGCCTGCCGACGGACCGATTCGCCTTCGAGGGGTTCCTGCCACGCAAGCAGGGGGCACGGCTGTCGCGACTTCAAGCTGTGGCTCGCGATGACCGGACGTTGGTCTTCTACGTCTCCCCGCACCGTGCCGCAGACGACCTGGCCGCCATGGTCGAGGCGTTCGGCCCCGAGCGACCCGCCGCCCTGACCCGCGAGCTGACCAAGCTGTACGAAGAGGTCACGCGCGGGACCCTGGCCCGGTTGGCGGAGGAGGCGGTGACCAACCCTCCCCGGGGTGAGGTGACGCTGGTGGTCGGCCCGGCACCCCCGACGGACCCATCAGAGGAGATGACCGATCAGGAGGTCCGTGACCGCGTGCAGGCACTCGTCGAGCGAGGCGCGAGTCGCCGCGATGCGGTGCGGCAGGTTGCCGACGAGACCGGTCGCCGCAAGCGCGAGGTCTACGATCTCGCGACCTGA
- the metG gene encoding methionine--tRNA ligase — MARHLITSALPYINGVKHLGNLVGSMLPADVYARFMRARGHEVLAICATDEHGTPAELAAMEAGQSVREYCDEQHLIQKDLGERFGLSWDHFGRTSRQQNHDMTNHFADKLAENGYLEERTIEQIYSPSEERFLPDRYVTGTCPHCDYDRARGDQCENCGRLLEPTQLINPRSTVTGATDLEVRQSTSVFLLQSALADEVRAWIEANDHWPTLPRSIALKWLDEGLHDRDITRNLSWGIPVNRPGLENKVWYVWFDAPIGYIGATREWADVPKEEWADGETERDWRSWWYDSPDVTYTEFMGKDNVAFHAVSFPITQIGSREPWHKVDLLKAFNWLTYYGGKFSTSQGLGVFMDDALELLPADYWRWYLIANAPESDDTAFTWPLFQQAINGDLVGKLGNFVNRTLSLTRKQFGEQVPTGGTPGAMEAELAAGVTAKAEEIAAHFERTEFRKATRAIRELWSLGDAYLEAREPWRLVKADTEPGGTQSGRDAAAMVLRTAINLIPVMAEVAAPVIPTAAATALAAVGQQPSGWPTVDLTALPEGHPFEVPPLLFRRIEDDEIEAWTARFGGSGG; from the coding sequence ATGGCACGCCACCTCATCACCAGCGCCCTGCCCTACATCAACGGGGTGAAGCACCTCGGCAACCTGGTCGGGTCCATGCTCCCCGCCGATGTGTACGCGCGCTTCATGCGGGCCCGCGGGCACGAGGTGCTGGCCATCTGTGCCACCGACGAGCACGGCACGCCGGCGGAGCTCGCAGCCATGGAGGCAGGCCAGTCCGTCCGCGAGTACTGCGACGAGCAGCACCTGATCCAGAAGGACCTGGGTGAGCGCTTCGGCCTCTCGTGGGACCACTTCGGCCGCACCAGCCGTCAGCAGAACCACGACATGACCAACCACTTCGCCGACAAGCTGGCGGAGAACGGCTACCTCGAGGAGCGGACGATCGAGCAGATCTACTCCCCCTCCGAGGAACGGTTCCTGCCGGACCGGTACGTCACGGGGACCTGCCCGCACTGCGACTACGATCGGGCCCGGGGCGACCAGTGCGAGAACTGCGGTCGACTGCTCGAGCCGACGCAGCTCATCAACCCCCGCTCCACCGTCACCGGTGCCACCGACCTCGAGGTCCGCCAGTCGACCTCGGTCTTCCTGCTGCAGTCCGCGCTGGCGGATGAGGTCCGCGCATGGATCGAGGCCAACGACCACTGGCCAACACTGCCTCGCTCGATCGCCCTCAAGTGGCTTGACGAGGGGCTCCACGACCGCGACATCACCCGCAACCTCTCCTGGGGCATCCCGGTCAACCGCCCCGGCCTCGAGAACAAGGTCTGGTACGTCTGGTTCGACGCCCCCATCGGCTACATCGGCGCGACCCGTGAGTGGGCCGATGTGCCGAAGGAGGAGTGGGCGGACGGCGAGACCGAGCGGGACTGGCGAAGCTGGTGGTACGACTCACCGGACGTCACCTACACCGAGTTCATGGGCAAGGACAACGTCGCCTTCCACGCGGTGTCCTTCCCGATCACCCAGATCGGCTCGCGCGAGCCGTGGCACAAGGTCGACCTGCTCAAGGCCTTCAACTGGCTGACCTACTACGGCGGCAAGTTCTCGACCTCCCAGGGCCTGGGCGTCTTCATGGACGACGCGCTCGAACTGCTCCCCGCCGACTACTGGCGCTGGTATCTCATCGCCAACGCGCCCGAGTCCGACGACACGGCCTTCACCTGGCCGCTGTTCCAGCAGGCCATCAACGGCGACCTGGTCGGCAAGCTGGGCAACTTCGTGAACCGCACCCTCTCGCTCACGCGCAAGCAGTTCGGCGAGCAGGTCCCGACGGGTGGCACACCGGGTGCGATGGAGGCGGAGCTGGCCGCAGGCGTCACCGCCAAGGCGGAGGAGATCGCCGCGCACTTCGAGCGGACCGAGTTCCGCAAGGCCACGCGAGCCATCCGCGAGCTCTGGTCGCTCGGTGATGCCTACCTCGAGGCGCGGGAGCCCTGGCGACTGGTCAAGGCCGACACCGAGCCGGGCGGCACCCAGTCAGGTCGGGACGCCGCAGCCATGGTCCTGCGGACGGCCATCAACCTGATCCCCGTCATGGCCGAGGTGGCGGCGCCCGTCATCCCGACGGCCGCGGCGACCGCCCTGGCCGCTGTGGGACAACAGCCGAGCGGGTGGCCGACCGTCGACCTCACCGCCCTGCCGGAGGGGCACCCCTTCGAGGTGCCCCCGCTGCTGTTCCGCCGGATCGAGGACGATGAGATCGAAGCCTGGACCGCGAGGTTCGGCGGCTCGGGCGGGTAA
- a CDS encoding Bax inhibitor-1/YccA family membrane protein, whose amino-acid sequence MRTSNPALSESAFNRLGTNQGQAGYTQHGDFGQSPFGQGTFGSGPGTQARPVTERFTVEGAIYKTGILLAILIVSGLATALLLPPALYYPAIIGGVILGLVALFTIMFRPHLAKIMAPGYAVVEGVVLGAITVTIESQPGLDGIAGQAALGTVGVLGVMLFLYRTGVIQVTQRFRMVVLAATGAIFLTYLASFILGFFGIEFGFLHGNSMLSIGISLVVIGVAALNLALDFDFIERAAAAQLEQQMEWYAAFGLLVTLVWLYLEILRLLAKLQSRD is encoded by the coding sequence ATGCGCACATCCAACCCTGCACTGTCCGAGTCTGCGTTCAACCGCCTTGGCACCAACCAGGGTCAAGCCGGCTACACCCAGCACGGTGACTTCGGCCAGAGCCCCTTCGGCCAAGGCACCTTCGGCTCCGGCCCGGGCACCCAGGCCCGGCCGGTCACCGAGCGCTTCACCGTCGAGGGAGCCATCTACAAGACCGGGATCCTGCTTGCGATCCTCATCGTCTCGGGGCTCGCCACGGCGCTGCTGCTCCCACCCGCGCTGTACTACCCCGCGATCATCGGCGGGGTCATCCTCGGCTTGGTCGCGCTGTTCACGATCATGTTCCGGCCACACCTCGCCAAGATCATGGCCCCGGGATATGCGGTCGTCGAGGGCGTGGTCCTCGGCGCCATCACCGTGACCATCGAGAGCCAACCCGGCCTCGACGGCATCGCCGGTCAGGCAGCACTGGGGACCGTCGGCGTCCTCGGCGTCATGCTCTTCCTCTACCGAACCGGCGTGATTCAGGTCACCCAGCGCTTCCGGATGGTCGTACTCGCCGCCACCGGAGCCATCTTCCTCACCTACCTGGCGTCGTTCATCCTGGGCTTCTTCGGGATCGAGTTCGGGTTCCTCCACGGCAACTCGATGCTCTCCATCGGGATCTCGCTGGTCGTGATCGGCGTGGCAGCGCTCAACCTGGCCCTCGACTTCGACTTCATCGAGCGGGCTGCCGCGGCCCAACTCGAGCAGCAGATGGAGTGGTACGCGGCCTTCGGGCTCCTGGTCACACTGGTGTGGCTGTACCTCGAGATCCTCCGCCTGCTGGCGAAGCTGCAGTCCAGGGACTGA
- a CDS encoding DoxX family protein, which yields MSVALWVLQGLLAAAFLAAGAMKAFTPEEKLLANDNMAWIETEGMQRARTAGYAEIAGALGLILPGVTGIATFLTPLAALGLAITMVLAMQVHQKRNEPIVPPAVLGVLCLIVLIGRVIEPL from the coding sequence ATGTCCGTTGCGCTGTGGGTTCTGCAAGGTCTTCTCGCGGCGGCGTTCCTCGCCGCAGGCGCCATGAAGGCGTTCACGCCCGAGGAGAAGCTGCTGGCCAACGACAACATGGCCTGGATCGAGACCGAGGGCATGCAGCGCGCCCGCACGGCTGGCTACGCCGAGATCGCCGGGGCACTCGGGTTGATCCTCCCCGGGGTCACGGGCATCGCGACCTTCCTGACACCCCTGGCGGCGCTCGGACTGGCCATCACCATGGTGCTGGCCATGCAGGTGCATCAGAAGCGGAACGAGCCGATCGTCCCACCGGCCGTCCTCGGCGTGCTCTGCCTGATCGTCCTCATCGGACGGGTCATCGAGCCGCTCTGA
- a CDS encoding putative RNA methyltransferase: MTIDVVIDLLRCPVCHGRLRAEPTVVVCHDGHRFDRARQGFVTLSRTGIRHPGDTAAMVMARERVQRAGLLDTVRDAIRCAMPTAARTLVDLGAGTGFYAAAVVGDGSDRVGVALDSSKPALRRAARAHDRIGAVGADLTAALPLHDASIDACLVAFSPRNLAEIRRVVAPGGVIVVVTPTSDHLAELVGPLAMLTVPAGKRDQIIARFGDAEVVTSQQVRTTVEVTPAQAADLAAMGPTGFHHDTETLAARAATHLAGQHPVTVSVDVTTLRLPSAAQPLDRPPSIDGPPEA; this comes from the coding sequence GTGACGATCGACGTGGTCATCGACCTGCTCCGCTGCCCGGTCTGCCACGGTCGGCTGCGCGCCGAGCCGACGGTTGTGGTCTGTCACGACGGCCACCGCTTCGACCGTGCCCGGCAGGGCTTCGTCACGCTCAGCCGGACCGGCATCCGCCATCCGGGTGACACCGCTGCCATGGTCATGGCCCGCGAACGGGTGCAGCGGGCTGGTCTGCTCGACACCGTCCGCGATGCGATTCGCTGCGCGATGCCGACCGCTGCACGGACGCTCGTTGACCTGGGCGCAGGAACCGGCTTCTACGCCGCTGCGGTCGTCGGGGATGGCAGCGACCGTGTCGGAGTGGCGCTGGACTCGTCCAAGCCCGCCCTCAGACGAGCGGCCAGGGCGCACGATCGCATCGGAGCCGTCGGAGCGGATCTCACCGCTGCGCTGCCGCTGCACGACGCCTCAATCGATGCCTGCCTGGTCGCCTTCTCCCCGCGCAACCTGGCGGAGATCCGCAGGGTTGTGGCCCCCGGCGGTGTGATCGTGGTGGTGACGCCGACCTCCGATCACCTCGCTGAGTTGGTCGGTCCTCTGGCCATGCTGACGGTGCCTGCTGGAAAGCGGGATCAGATCATCGCGCGCTTCGGCGACGCCGAGGTGGTCACCAGCCAGCAGGTGCGGACAACGGTCGAGGTGACTCCGGCCCAGGCGGCCGATCTCGCCGCGATGGGCCCGACGGGCTTCCACCACGACACCGAGACCTTGGCTGCGCGTGCCGCGACGCACCTGGCCGGGCAGCACCCGGTAACGGTCTCCGTCGACGTGACCACCCTGCGCCTGCCCAGCGCCGCGCAACCCCTCGACCGACCACCCTCCATCGATGGACCACCCGAGGCCTGA
- a CDS encoding pyridoxal-phosphate-dependent aminotransferase family protein yields MTNTFPPDRILLGPGPSDVHPSVLEALGRPLLGHLDPAFLPVLDGICDQLRTVFRTSNSATLPISGTGSAGLEACMVNLIEPGDDVVVGVNGVFGGRLAEVARRAGATVSTVEREWGRIIEPEAFIEAARGAKVAAIVHAETSTGAHQPVAEIGAALAETNTLLVLDTVTSLAGVDVDIDGWGVDAAYSGTQKCLSVPPGLSPVTFSPKAVEALKSRSTPVQSWYLDLSLILAYVDGEGGRTYHHTAPISMLYGLQAGLDHVLAEGLRARWDRHARLGSMLQDGLSEMGLPLLAQEGHRLPQLTTVGLPDGIDEAPTRRRMLDEYGIEVGGGLGQFAGKAWRIGLMGHSASERNVRLVLAAMRDLLG; encoded by the coding sequence ATGACGAACACGTTCCCACCTGACCGGATCCTGCTGGGCCCCGGTCCCTCCGACGTCCACCCGAGTGTGCTGGAGGCGTTGGGTCGTCCACTCCTCGGCCACCTCGACCCTGCTTTCCTCCCCGTCCTCGACGGCATCTGTGATCAGCTGAGGACGGTCTTCCGGACCTCCAACAGCGCCACCCTACCCATCAGCGGAACGGGCAGCGCGGGCCTGGAGGCCTGCATGGTCAATCTGATCGAGCCGGGCGACGACGTCGTCGTCGGGGTCAACGGCGTGTTCGGGGGCCGCCTGGCGGAAGTGGCACGGCGGGCGGGCGCGACGGTGAGCACCGTCGAGCGTGAGTGGGGCCGGATCATCGAACCCGAGGCGTTCATCGAGGCGGCCCGAGGGGCCAAGGTGGCGGCGATCGTCCATGCCGAGACCTCCACCGGTGCCCACCAACCGGTGGCGGAGATCGGCGCGGCGCTCGCGGAGACGAACACCCTGCTGGTGCTGGATACCGTCACGTCGCTGGCTGGTGTGGACGTGGACATCGATGGCTGGGGCGTGGACGCTGCCTACTCCGGGACCCAGAAGTGCCTGTCGGTGCCGCCTGGTCTGTCACCGGTCACGTTCAGCCCCAAGGCCGTCGAGGCCTTGAAGTCGCGGTCGACGCCGGTGCAGTCGTGGTACCTCGATCTGTCATTGATCCTGGCCTACGTCGACGGTGAAGGCGGACGGACCTACCACCACACCGCACCGATCTCGATGCTCTACGGCCTGCAGGCCGGGCTCGACCACGTCCTGGCGGAGGGACTGCGGGCCCGGTGGGACCGCCATGCTCGTCTCGGTTCGATGCTGCAGGACGGTCTGAGCGAGATGGGACTGCCGCTGCTCGCGCAGGAGGGGCATCGGCTGCCACAGTTGACGACCGTCGGGCTGCCGGATGGCATCGACGAGGCTCCCACACGACGCCGGATGCTCGATGAGTACGGCATCGAGGTCGGCGGTGGCCTCGGCCAGTTCGCTGGCAAGGCGTGGCGGATCGGGCTGATGGGTCACTCGGCCAGTGAGCGGAACGTCCGCCTGGTGCTCGCAGCAATGCGCGACCTCCTCGGCTGA
- a CDS encoding sensor domain-containing diguanylate cyclase — translation MPAPLSVEGMRAVRQTIRTMATTSSGSLRHLAAEIVTAGIADGVSFVDTDDGRVLAAVGTLARGADLSDDGLLQLAIPTEAAATFTMVADLADTVLADTVVEDVVVLLALRLDLLEARARALEAERHTRTLSHASQVLGQTMDVTQVLEKILGQLKKVVPFDSASVQLLEDDTNLRIIGVQGFDNSDEILTLSFSLDGHNPNKDVISSRATHILKDAATVYPHFNAGPHRPAAIRGWMGVPLTFKGELLGMLTIDSQEADFYNDAHARTAEAFAAQAAVAIANARMYGEMQRLASHDTLTGLPNRRHLEEASKPIIASSLVQEQPLSLLMIDVDHFKQVNDSHGHAVGDEVLVAVADRLRQVVRPDDLVARVGGEEFVVLLAGSDLIMSMTVAERLRAAIAARPIATEVGDLDITVSVGGFVCEDPNDGDRRALKVMMDLADKALYNAKAEGRNCTVVDAPLA, via the coding sequence ATGCCAGCCCCGTTGTCGGTCGAGGGGATGCGGGCCGTGCGACAGACCATCCGGACGATGGCGACGACCAGCTCGGGGTCCCTCCGCCATCTCGCCGCCGAGATCGTCACGGCTGGGATCGCCGACGGCGTCTCGTTCGTCGACACCGACGACGGGCGCGTGCTGGCAGCCGTCGGGACCCTCGCCCGAGGCGCCGACCTCTCGGACGACGGACTCCTGCAACTCGCCATCCCCACCGAAGCGGCCGCCACCTTCACCATGGTCGCCGACCTGGCCGACACCGTGCTCGCCGACACCGTGGTCGAGGACGTCGTCGTGCTCCTCGCGCTGCGTCTTGACCTCCTCGAGGCCAGGGCCCGCGCACTGGAGGCCGAACGTCACACGCGGACGCTGTCGCACGCGAGCCAGGTCCTCGGCCAGACGATGGACGTCACCCAGGTACTGGAGAAGATCCTCGGTCAACTGAAGAAGGTGGTGCCCTTCGACTCCGCCTCGGTCCAGCTGCTCGAGGACGACACCAACCTGCGGATCATCGGGGTCCAGGGCTTCGACAACAGCGACGAGATCCTGACGCTCAGTTTCTCCCTCGACGGTCACAACCCCAACAAGGACGTCATCAGCAGCCGGGCCACCCACATCCTCAAGGATGCCGCCACCGTGTACCCCCACTTCAATGCCGGACCCCACCGGCCGGCCGCGATCCGCGGCTGGATGGGGGTGCCACTCACGTTCAAGGGTGAACTGCTCGGCATGCTGACCATCGACTCGCAGGAGGCGGACTTCTACAACGACGCGCACGCGCGAACGGCCGAGGCCTTTGCCGCCCAGGCCGCCGTCGCCATAGCCAACGCCCGCATGTACGGCGAGATGCAGCGGCTGGCCAGTCACGACACGCTGACCGGCCTGCCGAACCGCCGTCATCTGGAAGAAGCCAGCAAGCCGATCATCGCCAGTTCCCTCGTGCAGGAGCAGCCACTCTCACTGCTCATGATCGACGTGGACCACTTCAAGCAGGTCAACGACAGCCACGGCCACGCGGTCGGGGACGAGGTCCTGGTTGCGGTCGCCGACCGGCTGAGACAGGTGGTCCGCCCCGACGATCTGGTCGCCAGGGTGGGAGGTGAGGAGTTCGTCGTCCTGCTCGCCGGCAGCGACCTCATCATGTCGATGACCGTTGCCGAACGGCTCAGGGCCGCCATTGCGGCCAGGCCGATCGCCACGGAGGTGGGCGATCTGGACATCACCGTCAGCGTGGGCGGCTTCGTCTGCGAGGATCCGAACGACGGGGACCGCAGAGCGCTCAAGGTCATGATGGATCTGGCTGACAAGGCGCTGTACAACGCCAAGGCCGAGGGGCGGAACTGCACGGTCGTCGACGCTCCGCTGGCCTGA